In the genome of Flavobacteriaceae bacterium YJPT1-3, the window AACCAACGAGTACGATGATGAGTGATGACAGCAGGCCGGCATTAGGATTCATGGCATGCAGTAATCCATAGAGGATACAGGAGATGACCACAGACAGCGGGAGTCCCAGTCCTTCGATCAGGTTTTGAAAAACGTAGCCTCTAAAGACCAATTCCTCCCAATAGCCCACGAGTACATGTTCCAAAAAAACGAGCAATACAGCACCCAGGGAGGTGATCTTGATGAATTCAGCAAAAGAGGTGCCTGGATCAGGAAATAGCGCGCTATTAAAATCGATCCCATTGAATTCAATCAGACCCAGACTCAGCAGCAGCAGAAAAAAAGTTCCTGCCATCGCAGCACTCAAGGTAAAGCCGAAGATCAGATCCGCTAAGGCTCTTTTCCGGTGCGATAAGCCCAACGACCAAAAAGACTTTTTGTCGAATAGCTTTCGCGAAAGCAGAACTGCCAGGGTCGCTGATACGGCTAAAACCACGACCACCAGTAGGCTGTAGTCCTCCATAAATTCACGCCGACCCGTTTCCGGAAAAAGGAAGGCTTTGATCAAAAAAATAGAGGCTGCAAGGAGCCAAAAGAGGATCAGAAATAAGAAAATACGCCATCCGGCCTTGAGGCGTCGCTGCTCTGGATTGTAGAAAAGTCTGGTCAAAACAAATTAGGTTGGTTGTAAAGAGGACGACCAGGAAGCCAAAATGTTACGCTTACCGTTTTTAAAAGGCACCGTTCTGATTGGGACTCTTTTGATCAATGACCTGCCCCAGATCCCAGAGTTCAACGATCGTGTCTTACTCAAAACGAAAGATATGCACGACGGCGATATCCATATCCTCTTTGACAACATGGGTGTGGGTGATCACCGTATTACCATCCTGAAAGCATTGTTTGATCTGTAGCGATTGGTTGGGTTGACTTAGATGCGCTTCTTGCATGGCATTCAGCAAGGCCTCTCGGCTCCCTTCGAAATAGGGATTGTGATGAATAAAGTGGGTGGCTATATAGGTCTCAAAGGCCTGTTCCACCTTTCCCATTCCGGCCTCCATCAGAAAATTCCGGGCTATGCCTTTCAGATCAGTTTTCATGGGGTTGCTGCTTCTAAGGATTAATGGACGTTTTCAAACGGATTGTTCATAGGCCTTGCGAAGCCAGGTTTTGAGTTCCTGATCGATCTCTTCAGGTGCTGATAAGCGCACCCGGTGGGTACACATGGTGCCAAAAGGCCCGGAATCTTCCAGTCGGCTGCCGGTGGGTGTATCCTTGAGTTTGAGTCCCAGATCTATGCGCGTCTTGGTGGCCGGTTTGATGAGTGCGAACTGCCGTTTCCGGATCACGCTGACCGTGGTTTTCTTGGGGGTGATGGTCACATCATCGCCCAGCGACTTTACATAATCGATCAAGGCCTGATGAATGGGAAGCAGGGCTTCTTTGCCCTGGTATTGGTTGGCGACCAGATCTTGCGGGGCTTCGTCTTGCTGTTTAGATAGCGCGACAATGGTATTGGCAAAACCATGGGTCACCTGATGTTCCTTTTTGAGGTAGTTTACGGCTTCGGAGTGCTTGGTGAAACTCTTTTTCTTCAATAAGGCTTTCCACTCCTCCAACGACTTGCCGGTCTTCTCCGGCATGTTATTGATCATGGTTTGTAATGCGGGATCCATTTAATCAGTTTTATAGACTTCCAATTCAATTTCGATCATAAATTCCGGTAGGGCCAGACTTTCGACCTGCACCCAGGTGCCGGTAGGGAATTGGTCTTTATAGATTTCCTGGCGGTAGGCGGAAGCTTCCAGGCAGGCTTCCATATTGGTGGTGAAGATGTTCTCTACGACCACATCGTCAAAACTGCAGCCAAAGTGGACGAGTATTTTTTCCAGATCGGCATAGCAATTCTTCATTTGCTGGGCCAGGTCTCGAACGGCGGTAGGATTGCCTTGATCATCCATGCTTACCGCTCCGGAGACTTTGATCTCATTCCCGATCTTGATGGCATGGGTGTAGCCATAGGCCTTTTCGACTTCGGGACGGAGCATAAAATACTCCGGTGTTTCACTGGTTTTTGCTGCAGTGAGTTCCGGATGTTCGTGTTGGTGTTCGTGTTGTTGCTGACAGCTAAGGGTGGTTAAAAGAAGGACGGTGAGCACTGCATAAGGCAGCCCCTTACCGATAGTGATGGTTGATTTCATTAGAATGGTTATTTCTCTAAATATAAGATAATTAACGATATACCCCTTTAGAAATTTTAAGAGGCAGTATCATCCTAAAGCAACGCTGTCCTGCTATCAACCAGGCAAGGATTTATCAGTTCCCAGCAGGCCTGCGGGAGTCAATTTTTTCAAACCCTCTTTGGATAAGTAGCGCGTATAAATTCCCCCACGAACATTATTGATGTCAAACTCAATGATAAAGGCATGTGGGTCTATACGTTCAATGAGGTTATAGGTACGTCTAATATCAATCCGATTGATGACCGTATGGATGATATCATTTTTGGTCTTTTCGCCTCGCTTACCGTAGCCTCGGGACCCTTTGTACAGGGTAGTTCCTGTTCCTATGTGTTCTACCAACTGTTTGTTGATTGCTTCCCAATGATCAGAAACGATCATGAGTCCCACATAGTCCTCAAAACCTTCGATCATCAAATCAATGACCTTCCCGGTGACAATAAACGTAAGTACAGAATACATAGCGATTTCCAGAGAAAGCAATAAGGCCGTGATGGAAAAAAGAATGGCATTGAAGATTAGAATTATTTTGCCAATGCTGATCCCCAGCCGTTCATTGAAGAAAATTCCCAAGATCTCCGATCCATCGAGAACGGCTCCATTTTTTATGGTCAGGCCGATTCCTGCTCCGAGGAAGAGTCCGCCAAAAATCGCGATCAATAATTTGTCTTCCGTGATTGCTTGAAAATTTTCCAGATGGATGACCAGCGCCAAAAGCACTATGGAGATGACCGATTTAATAAATATGCGTCGCGATAGAGTGAACCAGCCAAGAATAACAAAAGGGATACTGACCAATAAGAGGAGGGTCGAGATGTCAAAAGAAAAGAGTTCGCTCAATAAGATGGCAATTCCGGTGACCCCTCCGTCGAGAAATCCATTGGGGAGTAAAAACATTTTCAAGCCAATACTCGCCAGTAAAATACCGAAGCCAATTTGTAGGCTTTCAGATAAAATTCGTTTCACGGGGTATTTTTTAGATGAGTCGACTAAGGTAAACTTTTTATCCTTTGAGTTGTCTGCTGCTCGTTTGATTAAAAAGACAGAAAATCATAGAATCAATCTTTAGTGTGGATTTGTTCTCCGAAGGTCAGCAGATTTGAATCCGGATCGAGAAGGGCAAATTCCTTTAGGCCCCAGGGCTTATCAGCGAGTTTGCCGTTGGGATGGATGGGCGTACCCTTTTTGAGCAAAGACGCATAAATGGTATCGATCTCCTCTACCCGGAGGTAGATCTGACCGTAGTTTTTGCGGGGATTTAAGTCGGGGAAGGCAAAAAAGTGAATCTGTACCCGGTCCCGCTCCATCATGAGGTAATCGTCATAATCTGCAGTGCCAAAAACGCGAAAACCCAGTTGGTCGGTATAGAAATCACGGGTAACACTTTTCTTCCGCATGGGCAATTTAGGATGAATATGGGTGAGCATGGGCAATAGCGTTTAAGCGGTTTAATTTTTTAAAGGCGTATTTAACCAATATTCATCAATATTATCCAGTTCAACGATAGGTTGATCGCGATGCATGGGTTGGGTGTTACGCATATAGCGATTGTCCAGGGGCTTGAAAGGATTCAATTTTAATTCCTGCACAAAGAATTCCCGGTATTGGTTATAGGTTTCCATGCTCTGGACGAAAATTTTATTACCCTGCGTGTCTTCAATAGAACGCACATCTACGGTCAATCCTTGGCCGTTGAGGCGTTGGAGGGATACGATTCTTTTCGGGTCGAAAATGAGCTCGGGATCCTTAGGGTAGAGCAACACGGTTTGATCCCGTAATTCTGCTCGATCCAGTCTCATTCGTACCCCTTGATAGGCTAAGCGGTAGAATCTTTTTTTGACGGCGTCGTCGGGATCAGGAGGTGTGTTGAACTGAAGTTCAAAACAACGCTCTTCTAGATTCACGCGCACATCGGTGATCGTGAACTTGGGGGGTTGCAGCACCTTGAAGGTATTGAAAAAGGAAATGTAATTGGGATACATAAGACCTTCTCGTTCCTGATACTCTACGATGATCTCATACAAGGTGCGCCCGCTCGATGGGTCTTGACGATCAGGCATGCCCTTGACGATGATGTTGTTTGCGGACTCGCGAACGCGATACTCCAGTTTGTAGATCTTAAAATCAGTTTGGCTGATATAGATCGTCCCCTGTACGCGGATGTTCCCGATCGATTTTTGAAGTTTGATCGCATAAAGGGGTACCTCATTGACGGAGCTAGGAGGAAGAAATTCAAATTCGTGCTGCTCGATAAAATCTTCACTCAGTTTATTCACATAATCAAAGCTATTGATCTGGTGATTTCGAATCGCGTCGTGCAGCCGTAACAGGGTGTATTCATTGCCCCCGCGGTTATCCAGTACCGCGTTGTCGATGACCTTATTCTTGTTGATGTAATCATAGGGTCGGGCCGCAAGGCTGTCTTTGGGAAAGTTGGCGTTGTTCTCGTAGCGGTAGATTCGGGTTTGAGTCCCGTGAAAATCAATACTGCCAAAACCCAGATCGAAGACTTCCAACAAGGCTTCGTTGAGGTTGAGGTATTGTGCTCCTTTCTTTTGATAGTCCCGGTAATACCCCAGATAAGAGAAGGGTTGCTGGGGATAGTTGAGTGGAATGTCTTTTATCGCACGGTTCACGATGTCTTTTGCACTGCGTAAACGTTGGGATGGTTTCGTTCGGGTGCGGAGACGCACTTCCCCTAACTGCTCAATACGCTCCTTCAACAGAATGCGGTTGATCTGCGTGGTGTCCAGTTCAGAAAGCAGCACTTCGCGAGTGGTGTAGCCAATGAACGAAATCACCAGTGTATCCCCGCGTTCTTTAAAATTTAGCGGTACCCTAAATCCACCATCTTCATTCGAAATGAGCCCTTTGTTCTCATTTTTAATCTTGATGGTCGCAAAGGGAATGGGCTGGGCGGTTTGTGCGTCCAGCAATTGCCCGCTGATAAATTCAGGAGTTTGGGCGTAGAGCGTAAAGCTTACGCAAATCAAGCCTAAATAGAATAGGAGACGCATCAATTAAGGTGTTAAAATGGTCATCACGACCGATTCTATTCCGTCTGTCTTGCTTTCAATCTTCCCATCAAATACGCAAAGCTGTCTTCAACGGTCTCAAAGATATCCTCAGGCGGAACCAGATCAGGGATCACATCAACGGCTTCCAGCATGTCGCGAGGCTGTTCGTTCAGTCCCACCAAAATGACCTCGATATTCTGTGTGCGCAGATCGTAAATGATCTCTTCTAGCGTATAAAGTCCGGATTGATCCATGTAGGGTACCCGATCCATTCGGATCATTACCGCCTCGGTTTCTTTGGGCAGATTCTTGATCTGATCTTTAAAGTAGGAGGTGAAACCAAAAAACAAGGGTCCGTACAAGTGCTTGATGATGACCTTATTCTTGTAGCGCTCGTAGAAGGCTTCTTCATCCTGCCAGGGTTTGGACCCGTCCAGATCGCTGATGTCGCCCACATCCAGGCCTCGCTCGGCGATGTCGCCGGACTTCTTCATGAATAGCAAACAAGCCAGGGCGATCCCAATACCTACCGCATTGATCAGGCTACCAAAGGTGGTGATCAGCAAAACAAGGATCATGATAAAGCCATCGGCCTTGGGTACTTTGGTCAAGTGCTTGAGGCCTTTAAAGTCGACGATCTTAAACCCGATCGGGATCAGCAATCCGGCCAATACACAGAGCGGTATGTGCGCTGCGAGGGAACCTAATCCCAAAAGGACGGTGAGCAAAAAGAGTCCGTGGATCATTCCCGAAAGGCGAGTACGCCCACCGGCATTGATATTGACGACGGTTCCTTTAGTGGCTCCGGCGCCCGGAATACCTCCAATGGCAGCAGCTATCATATTTCCGATACCTTGTCCAATAAGTTCGCGATTGCTGTTGTGTTTGGTCTTGGTCATATTATCGGCGATGACCGAGGTCAGGAGGGAGTCAATACTTCCCAGTACGGCCAGGACCAATCCGTATTCCAGGATGATGGAAAAGGCGGAGGGATCGATCTCCAGGAGGCCACCCAACTGGAAGGTGGGTAATCCGGAAGGAATTTCTCCGATCACGGGCACGTCCATCTTAAAAAAGTAGGCGATCAAGGTCACTGAGATCAGTGCGACCAGGGCAGCAGGAATCGCTTTGGTGATCTTAGGAAACAGGAAATAAATGGCGATGGTCAGGCTGCCCAGCAGCAGCGCCGACAAGTTGGCGTCCGTAAATAATTGGTCAAAATTCTTGATGATGGCTACGGTTGATTTCGCGGAAGCGAGCCCTGCAAACGGAAATAGTTGGAGAATAACGATGATCAAACCCACACCACTCATAAAGCCCGAGATCACGGGATAGGGAAAATACTTGACGTATCCGGCAATGTTGAGAAAACCAAAGATCACCTGGAAAAGTCCACCCAGTAGGAAAGCTGCCAGGATAATGGGAATGGCGTTGTCTAAGGTGGCATTCATTTCGACGGCCGCAATGACCAGAGCGGCGGAGACTACGGTCATGGGTCCGGTGGGGCCGCTGGCTTGGGTTTCGGTACCTCCAAAGAGGGCCGCAAAGATACCCACGGCGATGGCACCATAGAGTCCGGCCGTAGCGCCCAGACCCGATTGCACCCCAAAAGCTAGCGCCAGGGGTAGGGCAACGACGCCGGCTACGAGTCCGCCGGTAATGTCTCCTTTGAGGTTGGAAAAATCGAAATAGGCCATAAGCTCCAAACAGTTTTAAGAGTTGAAGTGGAAAGATAAACATTGTTATCGGGCTAGAACAGCGTTTATGGATCAGGAAATGATAAAAATGGGAGGGTGGTTGAGCAGAAATGATGATTCTGCATTTGGCATTGCAACAAAATCACCATCTAAAGGTTGTTGCTATGCTGCGTTCACTTTTGGGTATTCCTATCCAGGGCATAGGGCTGGTACAGTTCTTGTGCCGAAAAAAGAAACCATCGGTCTATGCGCTTTCTTTACTTCCTGTCCATTAGCTTTTTAGTCTGTTCCTGTATCCCCTTAAAGCTAGCGCCTAATATCAAGACCGATAAAGTCGTCAAAGCCAAGCGATTCAAGCGCGATCTCCCCCGGCAATATGCTTTTGTGTTTAAAGACCCCAAGGACGCTGATGATTTTTTCGAATTCATCAATACCAAATACGATCAGGATTACCCGGGGTTCACTTCTAATATTCCGTTTACCCTGGAAGATTCCCAGTACTTGATTTCCTTCTATGAGCGGGAACGCGTTAACAAAACCTTGAATTTGTTCCCGATGTTTGTAGATGCCGGACTGGACCGGGCCGGGGTAGGACCTATGCTCGAGGACACCTATACTTCCAGATGGGGGCATTGGTATGTGCTGCTAACGGTTCGGGATCATGATCTAAACGATTGCTTAGCTCCTCGCTATCCGCAGCGCGAGGAACTCGTGGCTTATCTCAGAGCCTTGAAAGAGGAGTATTTAAACACCGGTAATTATTTGGATCTGGTGTTTAAAAAGAAGGATTGATGGGTCTTGTTTGCGGTAATTGGCCTGTGAACTTAATGTCCACCTGGACCTCGATACATCCGCCTTGACTTCGATACAATGCCGCAGATACGGCATCACTCAGTCACCAGGCGGATACACGGTGGCCGGCAAAATACTTTTAGACGGTCATTGAGTGTCCCGTACGTACGGGATGTATCGAAATGCCAACTCTCGACTACCGTCTACCGACTACAGCCTCTTCAGAAAGGCCGTCAGTCGGGCGCCACAATCCGTTGTTGTCGGGAGAGTCGGTAACTTAGCTGTACTGCTTACTCTAGTTGTCTAGAGCCACCAGGTGTTTCTCCCATTCCTTGGGAATATCGGTTAGAGAATACACATTCAATCCCTCGGTTTGGATATGCGCTGTAGAGGAAGTCAGCGTCTCGTTAAGGAATTCCGTTTCCAGTTTATACATGGCTCCGGTTGCCGGATCGTCGATGAGGAAACCAATGATCCCGCCAAAAAGAAGATTTCCAATATACCAGCCGTCCAATTTAAATTCTACGGGGACTATTTTCGTTTCGTATCCTTCTTTTTCGAATTGTACTTGATAACTCGCCTTTGAGAAAAAGCCATCCCCTGCCTTTAGTTTCAAGTCAGCAGGTGTGTTTCCGGTGTAGACCACAACTCCTTTTTTACCGGCTATGGTGATTTGCCGTCCATTGTACTGCTCATCTTCTCCGGTCAAATGACCCACGCCGGCCGTGGCTCCCTTTTCCGCAATGTCATACATGTTGAGTAATTGCGGCTCTAGCTGTGTTAGATTCATCGTGTTCCTTGGCTATTTAATTGTAATTCCACTTTTAGGCTCAATCTATTCCTAATTGGACCTATTCGTCTTAGGTTCAGTAAATTAAATCATTTGAACTTTATAAGCTAGTTACAAGTACATTTTAAATAAAAGAACTTCATTTAGCGTATTTTTCTAAGCCTGTCCACAACTCCACGCTTATATCAGCAAAACCCTATCTCCTTAATCCCTGAATTCATTTCCCTGAACACCTTAACCCCTTAACCCCTTAATCCCTTAATCCCTTAATTCGAATACCTACTACCTATAACCTCTTCTGATATGCCTCCCAAAGCGCTTGAGGATCGCGGATTTTTAATTCCACATGGCCGCAGGAACCACAGATCTGTGCGAGCAACTCGCCCTGTTCGAATTGGTTGAAGAATATTTTGTCGGTTGTTTTGATGTGCACCGAAAGGTTTTTCTTGACATTGCCGTGGGCAAAGTCGGTGATCCGGGCATCTTCAATGATCTTGGTGGATTGGCATCGGCGACAGGTCATGAGTGATCTATGTTTTGAGGGTTCAAAGGGTATGATTTAACAACTAATTCATGCTTTGTTTGTAATTAAGAGGAAGAGGCCAATTCTTTTTCAATGAGTTGAAGCAGGGCCTTGATTTCCTGGTCGAGATTCACGCGGTAGTTCAATACGTCCTGGGTCAAGTTCAATTTCATACCTAAAAGATTCCGAATGCGGGGATTAATCAGAATTTGTGCGTAGTCATTGGGTTGTTCTCTGGCCATCGAGATGGAGGGGATAGAAGATTGAATTAAAGGAACAAAATTAATTTCATGCTCAGCAATGGCATCAATGCGGATCTGTTGCACATTCAAACGGTCTTCCAGCATCCCTTTCAATTCATTCAAATTGACTTCCAGGCCGGTAAAGCGTTCCTTGATTTTTTGATTTTGAATGACTCCTAATTTATTGGTGTTTTTAAGATCGGTGTAGGCGTTGATGACCGGGATGTCACTTTCGACATTCCAAAAAGCATCTTTAAACAATTTATCGGAGAGGGTATCTTTGAAAGTAGGGCTAGTTTCAGCTTGCAAGCCAAGGACTTGAAGCATAACCTCCCTGGAATTCCGCTCTTGGGCAACTAGCGACTCCGATTGCTTCTGCGACAGCTTTAAGTTGTCACGCAGACTTTGTAGGATGGCGATTTCTTCAATGCGGTTTTTTCGCTGCTCATTCCAGGTATTGATCTGCAGGGCGATAAGGATCCCGATCACTACCAATACAATTTCTCCAATGGCGTAGAGCAGGTATTTACTGAATTTGTTTTCAACGAGGAGCCGTTGTCTGATTTTCCGAAAGAATTGGATCATGGGAGGAGGTTCGAGTTAGGTGAGCGGCCGGCGTATGGATTCAAATCAGATTCGATCAATTCCAAAATGGTTTTGGCCTGGTCGATCAGAGGTTGGGTATCGATGATATTAGCGATCAAATAAATTTTCTTTTGAGCGATCAGGCTTTCAAATTTCCGGTCAGTCAACAGTCCGTTCCAATCATTGGGGTAGGGACTCGGAATCCTTTTCAGATCGATATTATTCTCAAAATAACTATTGGCCAGATTGCTGGACGACACATAGGTGCTGATCAAAGGGTTGAGCTGGTGAATCACCAGATCCTGAATTACCCGCTGTTCTTCCAGCATTTCTTCCATTCGATCGGGCCAGGCAATGAGCTGTAGTCGAAGTGCATCATTGGTGATCAAATTGATCTTTCCGGTGCTGAACAAGGTTTGGATACTGCTAAACTCTTCATTGACGGCATACCAGGAAAAGAGCTGCTGCAGCAAGGTAAAGGGATCATCCTCGGTAATGGATGGCTCGGGCTGGGCGATGGTTTCCAACAATCGATCGATCCCCTTTAC includes:
- a CDS encoding VOC family protein, whose translation is MLTHIHPKLPMRKKSVTRDFYTDQLGFRVFGTADYDDYLMMERDRVQIHFFAFPDLNPRKNYGQIYLRVEEIDTIYASLLKKGTPIHPNGKLADKPWGLKEFALLDPDSNLLTFGEQIHTKD
- a CDS encoding DUF6090 family protein — protein: MIQFFRKIRQRLLVENKFSKYLLYAIGEIVLVVIGILIALQINTWNEQRKNRIEEIAILQSLRDNLKLSQKQSESLVAQERNSREVMLQVLGLQAETSPTFKDTLSDKLFKDAFWNVESDIPVINAYTDLKNTNKLGVIQNQKIKERFTGLEVNLNELKGMLEDRLNVQQIRIDAIAEHEINFVPLIQSSIPSISMAREQPNDYAQILINPRIRNLLGMKLNLTQDVLNYRVNLDQEIKALLQLIEKELASSS
- a CDS encoding CPBP family intramembrane metalloprotease, with product MTRLFYNPEQRRLKAGWRIFLFLILFWLLAASIFLIKAFLFPETGRREFMEDYSLLVVVVLAVSATLAVLLSRKLFDKKSFWSLGLSHRKRALADLIFGFTLSAAMAGTFFLLLLSLGLIEFNGIDFNSALFPDPGTSFAEFIKITSLGAVLLVFLEHVLVGYWEELVFRGYVFQNLIEGLGLPLSVVISCILYGLLHAMNPNAGLLSSLIIVLVGFLRIYGYLLTKLLWLSIGMHIGWNFFQGPIFGFAASGHEKATLINLSITTEQDWLSGGAFGPEGSVLIIPILLLALWAMRTYARLQERTSY
- a CDS encoding DUF4287 domain-containing protein, with product MDPALQTMINNMPEKTGKSLEEWKALLKKKSFTKHSEAVNYLKKEHQVTHGFANTIVALSKQQDEAPQDLVANQYQGKEALLPIHQALIDYVKSLGDDVTITPKKTTVSVIRKRQFALIKPATKTRIDLGLKLKDTPTGSRLEDSGPFGTMCTHRVRLSAPEEIDQELKTWLRKAYEQSV
- a CDS encoding DUF6090 family protein, with the protein product MIKFFRKIRQRLLVENKFTKYLLYALGEIALVMIGILLALQVNNWNEQRKMKAEEQELLANLKLSFEQKLLELEDKMEGRQKNVKGIDRLLETIAQPEPSITEDDPFTLLQQLFSWYAVNEEFSSIQTLFSTGKINLITNDALRLQLIAWPDRMEEMLEEQRVIQDLVIHQLNPLISTYVSSSNLANSYFENNIDLKRIPSPYPNDWNGLLTDRKFESLIAQKKIYLIANIIDTQPLIDQAKTILELIESDLNPYAGRSPNSNLLP
- a CDS encoding carboxypeptidase-like regulatory domain-containing protein, whose protein sequence is MRLLFYLGLICVSFTLYAQTPEFISGQLLDAQTAQPIPFATIKIKNENKGLISNEDGGFRVPLNFKERGDTLVISFIGYTTREVLLSELDTTQINRILLKERIEQLGEVRLRTRTKPSQRLRSAKDIVNRAIKDIPLNYPQQPFSYLGYYRDYQKKGAQYLNLNEALLEVFDLGFGSIDFHGTQTRIYRYENNANFPKDSLAARPYDYINKNKVIDNAVLDNRGGNEYTLLRLHDAIRNHQINSFDYVNKLSEDFIEQHEFEFLPPSSVNEVPLYAIKLQKSIGNIRVQGTIYISQTDFKIYKLEYRVRESANNIIVKGMPDRQDPSSGRTLYEIIVEYQEREGLMYPNYISFFNTFKVLQPPKFTITDVRVNLEERCFELQFNTPPDPDDAVKKRFYRLAYQGVRMRLDRAELRDQTVLLYPKDPELIFDPKRIVSLQRLNGQGLTVDVRSIEDTQGNKIFVQSMETYNQYREFFVQELKLNPFKPLDNRYMRNTQPMHRDQPIVELDNIDEYWLNTPLKN
- a CDS encoding Rid family hydrolase, with translation MKSTITIGKGLPYAVLTVLLLTTLSCQQQHEHQHEHPELTAAKTSETPEYFMLRPEVEKAYGYTHAIKIGNEIKVSGAVSMDDQGNPTAVRDLAQQMKNCYADLEKILVHFGCSFDDVVVENIFTTNMEACLEASAYRQEIYKDQFPTGTWVQVESLALPEFMIEIELEVYKTD
- a CDS encoding YitT family protein gives rise to the protein MKRILSESLQIGFGILLASIGLKMFLLPNGFLDGGVTGIAILLSELFSFDISTLLLLVSIPFVILGWFTLSRRIFIKSVISIVLLALVIHLENFQAITEDKLLIAIFGGLFLGAGIGLTIKNGAVLDGSEILGIFFNERLGISIGKIILIFNAILFSITALLLSLEIAMYSVLTFIVTGKVIDLMIEGFEDYVGLMIVSDHWEAINKQLVEHIGTGTTLYKGSRGYGKRGEKTKNDIIHTVINRIDIRRTYNLIERIDPHAFIIEFDINNVRGGIYTRYLSKEGLKKLTPAGLLGTDKSLPG
- a CDS encoding nuclear transport factor 2 family protein — encoded protein: MKTDLKGIARNFLMEAGMGKVEQAFETYIATHFIHHNPYFEGSREALLNAMQEAHLSQPNQSLQIKQCFQDGNTVITHTHVVKEDMDIAVVHIFRFE
- a CDS encoding SulP family inorganic anion transporter, producing the protein MAYFDFSNLKGDITGGLVAGVVALPLALAFGVQSGLGATAGLYGAIAVGIFAALFGGTETQASGPTGPMTVVSAALVIAAVEMNATLDNAIPIILAAFLLGGLFQVIFGFLNIAGYVKYFPYPVISGFMSGVGLIIVILQLFPFAGLASAKSTVAIIKNFDQLFTDANLSALLLGSLTIAIYFLFPKITKAIPAALVALISVTLIAYFFKMDVPVIGEIPSGLPTFQLGGLLEIDPSAFSIILEYGLVLAVLGSIDSLLTSVIADNMTKTKHNSNRELIGQGIGNMIAAAIGGIPGAGATKGTVVNINAGGRTRLSGMIHGLFLLTVLLGLGSLAAHIPLCVLAGLLIPIGFKIVDFKGLKHLTKVPKADGFIMILVLLITTFGSLINAVGIGIALACLLFMKKSGDIAERGLDVGDISDLDGSKPWQDEEAFYERYKNKVIIKHLYGPLFFGFTSYFKDQIKNLPKETEAVMIRMDRVPYMDQSGLYTLEEIIYDLRTQNIEVILVGLNEQPRDMLEAVDVIPDLVPPEDIFETVEDSFAYLMGRLKARQTE